A window of the Oryza brachyantha chromosome 5, ObraRS2, whole genome shotgun sequence genome harbors these coding sequences:
- the LOC107304240 gene encoding uncharacterized protein LOC107304240 isoform X3, with amino-acid sequence MASTGGRRRSRAGSGIPGRAASSRRQRLQSMIWPLLLGRGSGRRRKQAASGYPVGTRAPIGYEFGSEKNGEDRARPAPAPAPVRGKIRGESKARRAMGWRQTELMSSARKIRGESMAELMSLAPQNRSSPLTSSLLDIHKYCS; translated from the exons ATGGCGTCCACGGGCGGGCGACGGCGTTCTCGGGCGGGCAGCGGCATTCCCGGGAGGGCGGCGTCATCCAGGCGGCAGCGGCTCCAGTCGATGATTTGGCCGCTGCTGCTCGGGCGGGgcagcgggaggaggaggaagcaggCAGCCAGCGGGTACCCGGTGGGTACCCGGGCGCCTATCGGGTATGAGTTCGG AtcagaaaaaaatggagaagaCAGAGCCCGTCCGGCTCCAGCTCCGGCGCCAGTGAGAGGGAAGATCCGAGGGGAGAGCAAGGCGAGGAGAGCGATGGGATGGAGGCAGACGGAGCTCATGTCGTCGGCGAGGAAGATCCGAGGGGAGAGCATGGCGGAGCTCATGTCGTTGGCACCGCAGAACCGCTCGTCCCCGCTCACCTCTAG